In Hippoglossus hippoglossus isolate fHipHip1 chromosome 15, fHipHip1.pri, whole genome shotgun sequence, the genomic stretch cacctgtaaccacacacacctcacacacacacctgtaaccacacacacctcacacacacacctgtaaccacacacacacctgacacacacctgtaaccacacacacctcacacacacctgtaaccacacacacctcacacacaacctgtaaccacacacctgtaaccacacacacctgacacacacctgtaaccacacacctgacaccacacacacctgacacacacctgtaaccacacacacctgacacacacctgtaaccacacacacctgacacacacctgacacacacctgtaaccacacacacctgacacacacctgtaaccacacacacctgtaaccacacacacctgacacacacctgtaaccacacacctgacaccacacacatctgacacacacctgcacatcacatgaccagtcaCAACATGTGACGTgcgtttctctctgcagctcgttttcctgttttcagatGAAACTCAGGTTTATCGTCAGAAACACGTGAATCAGTTTTAATTGTCGATGAACGATTAGTCCAACGTTTTCTTTACAGTCGCACTGAGGTTTGGAGACGCTCAGTTTCTACTTCCATATTTTAGAGGTGGAACGACGCTGATGTCTTTTGTCTCCGCCCCCTCAGGTACGACCGCCTGCTGAGGATCCGAGCGCTGCGCTGGGAGTACGGCAGCGTTCTGCCCGCCAACGTTCGATTCCACATGTGCGCAGAGGAGGTGAGAGTTAAAGGATTGGTGCAGGGTCAGTTTCCTGGTGACGTCTGCtgagcattgtgggaaatgtaggatccagtATTTTTTTGATGAGTCAGCTTCTATGTGAATTAATTAAAAGATGTTTCActggtttttctctgtgttgatgATTCAAAATCAgctgtttcctttttcctgcCGCAGCTGCAGTGGTTCAGTAACTATAAAAAGTCTTTGGCGTCGTTTATGCGTTCTCTGGGCGGAGGAGAAGGTCTGGACATCACGCAGGACATGAAGCCTCCGAAGAGTCTTTACATCGAGGTGAGACGCCGTTTGAGCTCTGACATCACTTCCATCTGTAaactccgcctcctgctgctgcttagTCCAGCTGCACTGTTCCAGATGTTTCTACAACATGTTCTGTCCCCAACAAACTAAAAccgtcatcacacacacactgattctaAAATCATCCACAATCACAgacctgtgtgttgtgttgattgtactgaaatgactgaaaaccAATTTCCCTCAGGGGACAATAAGTCTGACGTCACCACGGTGACACGTCTGTTTGCAGGTGAGGTGTTTAAAGGACCACGGAGAGTTTGAAATCGATGACGGGACAGTGATTCTGCTGAAGAAGAACAGTCAGGTCAGGACACAAACCTACGGCAGCTCAGAGAGTTCACACTCGTCAATGAGATTTTAGTTTTACAGGAAGTCCTCACGTCaccgtctgtctctgtgtcctcagcACTTCCTGCCGCGGTGGAAATGTGAGCAGCTGATTCGTCAGGGCGTCCTGGAGCACGTTGTGT encodes the following:
- the LOC117775188 gene encoding DNA replication complex GINS protein PSF1 isoform X2 gives rise to the protein MECLYEQNQSDVNEAKSEGRAELIPSIKLRHCCLLRNQRCVTAYLYDRLLRIRALRWEYGSVLPANVRFHMCAEELQWFSNYKKSLASFMRSLGGGEGLDITQDMKPPKSLYIEVRCLKDHGEFEIDDGTVILLKKNSQHFLPRWKCEQLIRQGVLEHVVS
- the LOC117775188 gene encoding DNA replication complex GINS protein PSF1 isoform X1 — its product is MFCEKSTELIRELHRIHDGQLPAFNEDGLRQVLQEMECLYEQNQSDVNEAKSEGRAELIPSIKLRHCCLLRNQRCVTAYLYDRLLRIRALRWEYGSVLPANVRFHMCAEELQWFSNYKKSLASFMRSLGGGEGLDITQDMKPPKSLYIEVRCLKDHGEFEIDDGTVILLKKNSQHFLPRWKCEQLIRQGVLEHVVS